A region from the Bacteroidia bacterium genome encodes:
- a CDS encoding HK97 family phage prohead protease produces MRCNVCEFTIEDYKISGLAAPVNKLSKDIGGFREIIEPEAFYNVLESNPLVIAVVNHSRDAQDVLGSTESGTLQLIATERGLEFNLDVAKTSRGADIIELIKRDDVNKMSFSFVVKSDSWTPYGREMIRTIHEFETLTDISIVVNPAYDETEITV; encoded by the coding sequence ATGAGATGCAATGTTTGCGAGTTTACAATAGAAGATTATAAGATTAGCGGATTAGCTGCACCCGTTAATAAGTTGTCAAAAGATATAGGCGGTTTTAGAGAAATAATAGAGCCAGAGGCATTTTACAATGTACTTGAAAGCAATCCGCTTGTTATTGCAGTAGTTAATCATTCAAGAGATGCGCAAGATGTTTTAGGGAGTACAGAGAGTGGCACTTTACAACTCATAGCAACAGAGAGAGGTTTAGAGTTTAATCTTGATGTAGCTAAAACTTCAAGAGGTGCGGATATTATCGAACTGATTAAAAGAGACGATGTGAATAAAATGTCATTTAGTTTTGTAGTTAAGAGTGACTCATGGACTCCATACGGTCGTGAGATGATTAGAACTATACATGAGTTTGAAACATTGACAGATATTAGTATCGTAGTAAATCCAGCTTATGATGAAACCG